Proteins from one Listeria weihenstephanensis genomic window:
- a CDS encoding glucosamine-6-phosphate deaminase, which translates to MMHALNLKVSADYEAMSDAAAELVIKTIQESPEGLYCFAGGDTPVGTLRRLVSAHKAGEIDLQKAYFVELDEWVGLDGSDDGSCLNYLETELFGPAKIDRSHYHYFDAKSADLQAECDAADKFIEERGGLELILLGVGVNGHLGFNEPGVSFENYAHVIDLDSTTQNVGQKYFTKEVDRTKGITLGVKHILNAKTAILVANGEKKRDAIAHLLEEKVTNEWPVTVLRNHSNANVFIDKEALI; encoded by the coding sequence ATGATGCACGCACTAAATTTGAAAGTATCCGCAGACTATGAGGCAATGAGTGATGCGGCAGCAGAATTAGTCATAAAAACAATCCAAGAATCGCCAGAAGGACTATACTGTTTTGCAGGAGGAGATACGCCAGTTGGAACTTTACGCCGTCTCGTTTCCGCACATAAAGCTGGTGAGATCGACTTACAGAAAGCTTATTTCGTAGAGCTCGACGAATGGGTAGGGTTGGACGGAAGTGATGACGGCAGTTGCCTGAATTACCTTGAGACAGAATTATTCGGGCCAGCTAAAATTGACCGTTCACATTACCATTATTTCGATGCAAAATCAGCGGACCTCCAAGCGGAATGCGACGCCGCGGATAAATTTATAGAAGAGCGCGGCGGATTAGAACTCATTTTGCTAGGTGTTGGTGTGAATGGGCATCTCGGGTTTAACGAACCAGGAGTCAGCTTCGAAAATTACGCGCATGTCATCGATCTCGACAGCACAACTCAAAACGTCGGACAAAAATATTTCACAAAAGAAGTAGACCGCACAAAAGGAATCACGCTAGGAGTGAAACATATTTTAAACGCTAAAACAGCAATCCTAGTTGCAAATGGTGAGAAAAAAAGGGACGCAATCGCGCATCTATTAGAAGAAAAAGTAACGAATGAATGGCCGGTGACAGTGCTCCGAAATCATAGCAATGCCAACGTGTTTATTGATAAAGAAGCGTTAATATAA
- a CDS encoding 6-phospho-beta-glucosidase, with the protein MKKALKIATIGGGSSYTPELIEGFINRYDALPISELWLVDVEEGREKLEIVGALAKRMVEKAGLPIEVHLTMDREAALKDADFVTTQFRVGRLEARMLDESIPLKYDVIGQETNGPGGLFKGLRTIPVILDICRDIERLCPDAWLVNFTNPAGMVTEAVLRYSNITKVVGLCNGPIGIQKGIAKELDVDMSRIYVEFAGLNHMVFAKNVYLDGKNVTPTVMEKMTKNADGISLKNIADIGWDPLFLNTLGMVPIGYLRYYYQTSTMLAEQKEAAAKEGTRAEVVKRVEAELFELYKDVDLAEKPKQLEQRGGAYYSEAACNLIHSIYNDTRDIQTVNTRNNGAIIGIDPDSAVEVNCVITSQGPIPLTTGPLPLAVNGLVQSIKTFERLAAEAAVTGDYNTALLAMTVNPLVPSDKVAHQILDELLEAHKQYLPQFNN; encoded by the coding sequence ATGAAAAAAGCATTAAAAATCGCAACAATCGGCGGTGGCTCAAGCTATACGCCCGAATTAATCGAAGGATTCATCAATCGTTATGACGCGTTGCCAATCAGTGAACTATGGTTGGTCGATGTTGAAGAAGGCCGCGAAAAACTAGAAATTGTCGGCGCACTTGCCAAACGAATGGTTGAAAAAGCAGGATTACCAATTGAGGTTCACCTAACGATGGACCGAGAAGCGGCGCTAAAAGATGCTGATTTTGTAACGACACAATTTCGTGTCGGCCGTTTAGAAGCGCGGATGTTGGATGAAAGTATTCCGCTAAAATATGATGTCATCGGTCAAGAAACGAATGGCCCAGGTGGACTTTTCAAAGGATTGCGGACGATTCCAGTCATTCTTGATATCTGCCGCGACATCGAGCGTTTATGCCCTGACGCATGGCTTGTAAATTTTACAAATCCAGCGGGAATGGTCACAGAAGCCGTTCTACGGTATAGCAATATCACGAAAGTTGTCGGTTTATGTAACGGACCAATCGGCATTCAAAAAGGTATCGCGAAGGAACTGGATGTCGATATGTCCCGCATTTACGTGGAATTTGCCGGTTTAAATCACATGGTTTTCGCGAAAAATGTGTATCTGGATGGCAAAAATGTCACGCCAACCGTGATGGAAAAGATGACGAAAAATGCAGACGGAATTTCCCTGAAAAACATCGCGGATATTGGCTGGGATCCACTTTTCTTAAATACGCTCGGAATGGTGCCAATCGGGTATTTGCGTTATTACTACCAAACATCAACCATGCTTGCCGAACAAAAAGAAGCTGCGGCAAAAGAGGGAACGCGTGCGGAGGTTGTGAAACGCGTCGAGGCAGAACTTTTCGAGCTATATAAAGATGTGGATTTGGCTGAGAAACCGAAACAGCTGGAGCAACGTGGAGGAGCATATTATAGTGAAGCCGCTTGCAATTTGATTCATTCCATTTATAATGATACACGAGACATCCAGACGGTAAACACGCGAAATAACGGTGCGATAATAGGTATTGATCCAGATTCGGCGGTGGAAGTGAATTGCGTCATCACGAGTCAAGGACCGATTCCATTAACGACCGGCCCACTTCCACTCGCAGTGAACGGCCTCGTCCAATCTATTAAAACATTTGAGCGATTAGCCGCAGAAGCAGCCGTAACCGGGGATTACAATACAGCCTTGCTCGCGATGACGGTGAATCCACTCGTACCAAGCGATAAGGTAGCCCATCAAATTTTAGATGAATTATTAGAAGCGCACAAACAATATTTACCCCAATTTAATAACTAA
- the celB gene encoding PTS cellobiose transporter subunit IIC, producing the protein MNKFYAFLENRLAPVAAKLSAQRHLASIRDGIMLAMPFLIIGSVFMIIQYLPIPGYEDFMANIFGSQWQVKLGYPVEASYNIMAILACFGVAYRLAEKYKTADPLMSGAVALVSFILTIPQITSFTPEGSKTAYDVGGVIPTILTGSQGLFVAIVVALVATEIFRVIFEKNWVIKMPNGVPEAVGKSFIALIPGFITITTIWIFRLLIELTPFSSINEIISTVIGIPMHYIGSTLPGMIVTVIIIALLWSIGLHGDAIIGAFTNPVWLANMDANRAAFQSGKELPNIITQQFYELWIVPGGTGALLGLVILLFWRAKSKQMKQLAKISGPASLFNISEPIVFGVPIVLNPYFIIPFVLTPVLLVIITYFGMDSGLVAKPAGIALPWTTPPIISGFLATGGKISGSVMQIINIALAMLIYWPFFKVWDAQKYKEEQALVNEETGGTNQ; encoded by the coding sequence ATGAATAAGTTTTATGCATTTCTTGAAAATCGATTAGCACCAGTTGCAGCAAAATTATCGGCACAACGTCATTTAGCATCGATTCGTGATGGAATTATGTTAGCGATGCCATTTTTAATTATCGGTTCTGTTTTTATGATTATTCAATATTTACCGATTCCAGGATACGAGGACTTTATGGCGAATATATTCGGTTCGCAGTGGCAAGTGAAATTAGGCTATCCAGTTGAAGCTTCTTATAATATTATGGCGATACTGGCCTGTTTCGGTGTTGCCTACAGATTAGCTGAGAAATACAAAACAGCCGATCCATTGATGAGTGGGGCAGTCGCGCTCGTTAGTTTTATCTTAACTATTCCCCAAATCACGTCATTTACACCAGAAGGAAGCAAAACTGCTTACGATGTTGGCGGTGTCATTCCAACGATTCTTACCGGGAGTCAAGGATTATTCGTCGCTATCGTTGTCGCGCTTGTCGCCACAGAAATTTTCCGCGTGATTTTCGAAAAAAACTGGGTTATAAAAATGCCAAATGGTGTTCCAGAAGCCGTCGGAAAATCATTTATTGCCCTGATTCCAGGATTTATCACGATTACGACGATCTGGATTTTCCGCTTGCTTATTGAGTTAACACCATTTTCAAGTATTAACGAAATTATCTCGACTGTTATCGGAATCCCGATGCATTATATTGGTAGTACATTGCCAGGTATGATTGTAACCGTCATCATTATTGCGCTTCTTTGGAGCATTGGCTTACACGGCGACGCGATTATCGGTGCTTTTACAAACCCGGTTTGGTTAGCCAATATGGACGCCAACCGCGCTGCATTCCAATCAGGCAAAGAATTACCGAATATTATTACACAGCAATTTTATGAATTATGGATTGTTCCAGGTGGGACTGGCGCCTTGCTGGGCCTTGTTATCCTACTTTTCTGGCGCGCTAAAAGTAAGCAAATGAAGCAGCTGGCGAAAATTTCAGGACCAGCGAGTTTGTTTAATATTAGCGAACCGATCGTATTTGGTGTACCAATTGTTTTGAATCCTTATTTCATCATCCCATTCGTTTTAACACCAGTCCTGCTCGTCATTATCACCTACTTCGGAATGGACTCAGGCCTCGTCGCCAAGCCCGCAGGAATCGCGCTACCATGGACAACGCCACCGATTATCAGTGGATTTTTAGCAACAGGAGGAAAAATATCAGGTTCCGTCATGCAAATCATCAATATTGCGCTTGCGATGCTAATTTACTGGCCATTCTTTAAGGTTTGGGATGCACAAAAATATAAAGAAGAACAAGCATTAGTCAACGAAGAAACGGGAGGTACAAATCAATGA